One window of Chryseobacterium indologenes genomic DNA carries:
- a CDS encoding choice-of-anchor L domain-containing protein translates to MLIYRLKNYFFLFSFILISVSAFSQTRPVRKSEKIKPSAASLRAGAFIDVNVPPYVPSNYTPEQLVKNILINGGTNCTTANVTNVTVSPNHDVTNSNRFWGYFHKGTTNFPFTDGIVLTTGYASEAGNNYISAVGQSTGTGSDADLVAATGANVSLTDAVALEFDFVPNSNQVKFNYIFASDEYTSNYPCLGYSDAFALLLKKVGDPTYTNLAVLPGTAGPVSATNIVPAGNGFSCGPINAAYFGGLANPHLLINYFGRTTPLTAVADVIPGQTYHFKMVLADAKDSTHDSAVFLEGGSFDVGIKIVDEAGAVLPGSINMCDNTPKQLKAQVAAIPGMTYQWYKDGVAIPGATSAIYVATQPGVYTVKVMVPGNQCPSEATVTIIGGTSPTVQNAVLKLCTTPALSTFNLETAKPLISTTQGAVFRFYANQADAQAQNNSYITNLTTYNGTDGQILYVLVSNGAFCSKIATLTLRKEETPTALLTAPRLKICAGESVLLTASGGVTYQWGDSAATTGGIRTVSPTQTTTYTVYAIGAQGCKSLQPARITIEVVPAIVSNLKGGHICQGDKIILDAGSGPGYTYQWSNGETGQSITVSTPGEYSVMISNGVCSKEFKAQVIKAVIPEVIKVDYNENGVMIITASNPSNGTLEYSVDNGVTWQSSNVFNNVPKNKVISIRVRVKFTSCVGFLEFFTFVMKNVITPNGDNINDIIDFSGVVNYKDFSGQVFDRYGREVFKAEKIRPYWDGYFQGKKLPTSTYWYQVTFEDPASKEVTVKTGWILLKNIE, encoded by the coding sequence ATGTTAATCTATAGACTAAAAAACTATTTTTTCCTTTTTTCTTTTATATTGATTTCTGTTTCTGCATTTTCTCAAACGAGACCAGTCAGAAAATCAGAAAAGATAAAACCTTCTGCTGCCAGTCTCAGGGCCGGAGCATTCATAGATGTGAATGTACCTCCGTACGTCCCTTCAAATTATACACCTGAGCAATTGGTGAAGAATATTTTGATCAACGGCGGTACCAATTGTACAACAGCCAATGTTACCAATGTTACAGTATCTCCTAATCATGATGTGACTAACAGCAACAGATTTTGGGGATATTTTCATAAAGGAACAACAAATTTTCCTTTTACTGATGGTATTGTCCTGACAACAGGGTATGCTTCGGAAGCTGGTAATAATTATATATCAGCTGTTGGGCAATCTACAGGAACCGGGAGTGATGCAGACCTTGTTGCCGCTACAGGAGCCAACGTTAGTTTAACGGATGCTGTAGCGCTTGAATTTGATTTTGTACCGAATTCCAACCAGGTGAAGTTCAACTATATATTTGCTTCCGATGAATATACTTCGAATTATCCATGTCTGGGTTATTCTGATGCTTTTGCATTATTGCTGAAGAAAGTGGGGGACCCTACCTATACTAACCTTGCGGTGTTGCCGGGAACAGCAGGCCCTGTAAGTGCTACCAATATTGTTCCTGCCGGCAATGGATTCAGTTGTGGACCTATCAATGCAGCTTATTTTGGAGGATTGGCAAACCCGCATCTGCTTATTAATTATTTTGGAAGAACAACACCTTTAACAGCTGTAGCAGACGTAATTCCAGGACAAACGTACCATTTTAAAATGGTATTGGCAGATGCAAAAGATTCTACCCATGATTCAGCTGTATTCCTGGAAGGAGGATCTTTTGATGTCGGAATTAAAATTGTAGATGAAGCCGGGGCAGTTTTACCTGGCAGCATCAACATGTGTGACAATACACCAAAGCAATTGAAAGCACAGGTAGCAGCCATTCCGGGAATGACGTATCAGTGGTATAAAGACGGAGTTGCCATTCCGGGAGCAACCAGCGCTATTTATGTTGCCACCCAGCCAGGAGTATATACCGTAAAGGTAATGGTTCCGGGCAATCAGTGTCCTAGTGAAGCAACCGTTACCATTATCGGAGGAACGAGTCCTACAGTACAGAATGCTGTGCTTAAGCTCTGTACAACACCTGCACTCAGTACCTTTAATTTAGAAACGGCAAAACCTCTGATCAGTACAACACAGGGAGCGGTATTCCGTTTTTATGCTAATCAGGCTGATGCACAGGCTCAAAATAATAGTTATATTACCAATCTGACAACCTATAATGGAACAGATGGACAGATATTATATGTACTGGTTTCCAATGGAGCTTTCTGTAGTAAAATTGCAACTTTAACATTAAGAAAAGAAGAAACTCCAACGGCATTGCTTACAGCTCCTAGATTAAAAATCTGTGCAGGAGAATCTGTGTTATTAACAGCTTCTGGTGGAGTAACATACCAGTGGGGTGATTCTGCAGCCACTACAGGTGGAATAAGAACTGTAAGCCCTACCCAGACAACAACATATACCGTATATGCTATCGGAGCACAAGGTTGTAAATCTCTTCAGCCGGCACGTATTACAATAGAAGTAGTACCGGCTATCGTTTCAAACTTGAAAGGAGGACATATCTGTCAGGGAGATAAAATCATTCTGGATGCAGGTTCAGGTCCTGGATATACCTATCAGTGGAGCAATGGAGAAACAGGTCAGAGTATTACGGTTTCCACTCCGGGAGAATATTCAGTAATGATAAGCAATGGGGTGTGTTCAAAAGAGTTTAAAGCACAGGTCATTAAAGCAGTGATTCCTGAAGTAATAAAAGTAGACTATAATGAAAATGGGGTAATGATCATTACAGCGAGCAATCCAAGTAATGGTACTCTGGAATATTCGGTGGATAACGGAGTTACATGGCAGTCTTCCAATGTATTTAACAATGTCCCTAAAAATAAAGTCATTTCAATCAGGGTGAGAGTTAAATTCACAAGTTGCGTAGGATTCCTTGAATTCTTTACATTCGTTATGAAAAATGTAATCACTCCAAATGGGGATAATATTAATGATATTATTGATTTCAGTGGAGTGGTCAACTATAAAGATTTCAGCGGACAGGTTTTTGACCGATACGGAAGAGAAGTCTTCAAAGCTGAAAAGATAAGACCATATTGGGATGGATATTTCCAGGGTAAAAAACTGCCTACTTCCACCTACTGGTATCAGGTAACCTTTGAAGATCCTGCGAGTAAAGAAGTTACGGTGAAAACAGGATGGATATTACTTAAAAATATAGAATAA